In Deltaproteobacteria bacterium, the following proteins share a genomic window:
- a CDS encoding acetyl-CoA carboxylase biotin carboxyl carrier protein subunit: MELTVPMVGKIVKVLVQMGDQVKENDQVATLEAMKMEMPVVAPEGGVVKEINIKPGDEVTSDTVLMIIE; the protein is encoded by the coding sequence ATGGAACTGACTGTACCTATGGTAGGAAAGATAGTAAAAGTCTTGGTTCAGATGGGCGATCAGGTCAAGGAGAACGATCAGGTGGCCACCTTGGAAGCCATGAAGATGGAGATGCCGGTGGTGGCCCCCGAGGGGGGTGTCGTCAAGGAGATCAACATAAAACCGGGTGATGAGGTAACCTCAGATACCGTTCTCATGATCATAGAGTAG
- a CDS encoding acyl-CoA dehydrogenase family protein, with protein MDFALTEEQAMLQDMARDFAQNEIAPTVEEDEKNDVYNEKIVKKMAELGFFGCIAPGKYGGNEMGHLAAVIATMEVAKESPSYGVTFNLQMNAIQSVLLAFGTEEQREKYIPPLITAEEYGCFALTEADTGSDVASMRTTAQEVDDGYVLNGSKMWISGVPVATVGIIFAMTDREKKHRGMSAFMVDMKTPGIEQRAITEKLGLHSSPTGEIIFEDVKVPKDAIVGKPGDGFKIAMYMLDRTRLSCAARAAGVAEKCFELAKKYANERIQFGQSIINFQMIQDQLARMWCEHEAAKLLVLKAAWTVDNLEKVGGRPTVNISTAKYYGAEAAVMAANEATKLYASYGYGTEYPIERYYRDAKSYQSVEGTSNIQKVIIARSFIEKKE; from the coding sequence ATGGATTTTGCTCTTACTGAAGAACAAGCAATGTTACAGGACATGGCACGAGACTTTGCTCAGAATGAGATTGCTCCCACAGTAGAGGAAGATGAGAAAAACGATGTATACAACGAGAAAATTGTTAAAAAAATGGCAGAACTCGGCTTTTTTGGTTGTATTGCCCCGGGAAAATATGGTGGTAATGAAATGGGCCATCTTGCCGCCGTCATCGCAACCATGGAGGTTGCCAAAGAGAGCCCTTCTTACGGAGTCACATTTAACCTCCAGATGAATGCCATTCAGAGCGTACTGCTGGCGTTTGGGACCGAGGAACAGCGTGAAAAGTATATCCCCCCCCTTATTACAGCAGAGGAGTACGGTTGTTTCGCATTGACTGAGGCGGACACTGGTTCGGATGTAGCCTCCATGAGGACCACGGCTCAAGAGGTGGATGACGGCTATGTCCTGAACGGAAGCAAGATGTGGATTTCCGGTGTGCCCGTGGCAACTGTTGGGATCATCTTTGCTATGACCGATCGTGAGAAAAAGCACAGGGGGATGTCAGCGTTCATGGTCGACATGAAGACGCCCGGAATTGAACAGAGGGCAATAACAGAAAAGTTGGGGCTCCACAGTTCTCCCACAGGTGAGATCATCTTTGAAGATGTCAAAGTGCCTAAAGATGCCATAGTCGGCAAACCGGGTGACGGCTTTAAGATCGCTATGTATATGCTCGACAGAACGAGGCTTTCCTGCGCTGCTAGGGCAGCAGGGGTTGCCGAAAAGTGTTTTGAGCTCGCCAAGAAATACGCCAATGAAAGGATTCAGTTTGGCCAGTCAATCATTAATTTTCAGATGATCCAAGATCAGTTGGCGAGGATGTGGTGTGAGCATGAGGCAGCAAAGCTCTTGGTCTTGAAGGCTGCCTGGACTGTGGATAACCTGGAGAAGGTGGGAGGCAGACCAACAGTTAACATCTCTACTGCAAAATACTACGGTGCCGAAGCCGCAGTTATGGCGGCCAATGAGGCGACGAAACTGTATGCATCCTATGGTTATGGTACAGAATATCCGATTGAGCGATACTACAGAGATGCCAAATCCTATCAGAGTGTTGAAGGCACCTCAAACATCCAAAAGGTCATCATTGCCAGAAGCTTCATTGAGAAGAAGGAGTAA
- the ruvX gene encoding Holliday junction resolvase RuvX, producing MKILGLDVGEKRIGIAISDELGWTAQGLKVLDRRGIEDDLREIKELIATAEVSEVVVGFPKNMDGSVGEVAQRVLSFVRKMEESLSVPIILWDERWTTAEVTRLLLKADLSRKKRRKVVDKLAAALILQGYLDSLTQYEGGGNQE from the coding sequence ATGAAGATCTTAGGGCTGGACGTGGGAGAAAAGAGGATAGGTATTGCCATTAGCGACGAGCTGGGATGGACTGCTCAAGGGTTAAAGGTCTTGGACAGAAGGGGTATAGAGGACGACCTAAGGGAAATAAAGGAGCTTATAGCGACCGCAGAGGTCTCTGAGGTCGTAGTGGGGTTCCCCAAAAATATGGATGGTTCTGTGGGAGAAGTGGCTCAGAGGGTCTTGTCCTTTGTGAGAAAGATGGAAGAATCTTTATCCGTTCCCATAATCCTCTGGGATGAAAGATGGACCACAGCAGAGGTCACCCGTCTGCTTTTAAAGGCGGACCTAAGCAGAAAGAAGAGGCGAAAGGTGGTGGATAAGCTGGCTGCCGCCCTTATCCTGCAGGGTTATCTCGATAGCCTGACCCAATATGAAGGGGGAGGGAATCAAGAATGA
- the mltG gene encoding endolytic transglycosylase MltG, translating to MKGRLMKVSSLGALLLAFYLLLDTFLFLSLPPNFGAEERNVLIPKGSTFKEILHILKEEELLRSPTRFYLMARILGATGRVKAGEYGLSTSMLPQDILQKLVQGEVIKYRITILEGYNVRQIAAYLKEKGIINRQEEFLKLAFSCEFAASLGIEGEGVEGYLFPDTYLFSRGLAPEEVIKTMVGNFKEVYKPEFSLRAAELGLTDREVIILASIIEKETGLNEERPLISAVFHNRLKRGIPLCSDPTVIYGLEDFDGNLRKEDLKRRTPYNTYLIRGLPPGPIANPGRSSIWAALYPAPVKYLYFVSRNDGSHHFSVSLREHNEAVWRYQRGGKGGLKWK from the coding sequence ATGAAGGGCCGTCTTATGAAGGTATCTTCTCTGGGTGCACTTCTGCTCGCCTTCTACCTCCTCCTGGATACTTTTTTATTCCTCTCCCTTCCCCCGAATTTTGGGGCAGAGGAAAGGAATGTGTTGATCCCTAAGGGTTCCACCTTTAAAGAGATATTGCATATCCTAAAGGAGGAAGAACTGCTGCGCAGCCCGACCAGGTTTTATCTCATGGCGAGGATACTTGGGGCCACAGGGAGGGTGAAGGCAGGAGAATATGGTCTGAGCACTTCCATGCTCCCCCAAGACATCCTGCAGAAACTCGTCCAAGGGGAGGTGATAAAATATCGGATAACCATCCTTGAAGGTTATAATGTCCGACAGATCGCCGCCTATTTGAAAGAAAAGGGGATCATCAACAGACAAGAGGAGTTTCTCAAACTGGCCTTCTCCTGTGAATTTGCGGCCAGTTTGGGGATAGAGGGAGAAGGTGTAGAGGGTTATCTATTCCCTGATACCTATCTCTTCTCCAGAGGACTTGCCCCAGAGGAAGTGATAAAGACAATGGTCGGGAATTTTAAGGAGGTCTATAAACCGGAGTTTTCCCTGCGGGCCGCTGAGTTGGGTCTAACGGATAGGGAGGTCATCATCCTCGCCTCCATCATCGAGAAAGAGACAGGTCTTAACGAGGAACGCCCCTTGATCTCCGCTGTCTTCCATAATCGACTGAAGAGGGGGATTCCCCTCTGTAGTGACCCTACCGTTATCTATGGCCTTGAGGACTTCGATGGCAATCTCAGAAAAGAAGACCTCAAGAGGAGAACACCCTACAATACCTATTTGATTCGGGGCCTGCCCCCCGGCCCCATAGCCAATCCTGGGAGATCATCCATCTGGGCGGCCTTGTATCCTGCCCCGGTCAAATACCTCTATTTTGTCTCCCGCAATGATGGGTCCCATCATTTTTCTGTCAGCCTAAGAGAACATAATGAGGCTGTATGGCGGTATCAAAGGGGAGGAAAGGGGGGGCTTAAGTGGAAATGA
- a CDS encoding radical SAM protein: protein MESERDKFAFEQGPIRPPSEAYSLLIRATRNCTWNKCAFCHTYKGKRFEKRSVQEVKADIQAAKDIADEIKALSWRSGYGGEITREVVEATFSLYDEHFRSIALWLYFGGKHVFLQDANSIVLKTSELIEILKFLKDKFPHVERVTSYGRSSTIAKRKSVEELKELKEAGLTRLHVGLESGWDFLLEYMNKGVTAAEHIKAGKKVMESSIELSEYVILGLGGRRWWREHALETAKVLNQVSPHFIRLRTLKVLPQMPLQKKIDEGDFVLQTEEEMIVEERLLIESLNGINSTFLSDHILNLLMEVEGKLPKEKEKMLKIIDAFLALPPEEKLNFRLGKRAGIYNTMEDMSDTLLHRKVEELVERLKVEAPGGVEEAISKIKETFL, encoded by the coding sequence ATGGAAAGTGAGAGGGATAAATTTGCTTTCGAGCAAGGACCGATAAGACCGCCCAGTGAGGCCTATAGCCTTTTGATAAGGGCCACCAGGAACTGTACGTGGAATAAGTGCGCCTTTTGTCATACCTACAAAGGGAAAAGATTTGAAAAGAGATCGGTCCAAGAGGTCAAGGCGGACATCCAGGCCGCCAAGGACATAGCTGACGAGATAAAGGCCTTGTCTTGGAGATCCGGCTATGGAGGAGAGATAACCAGGGAGGTGGTGGAGGCCACCTTCAGTCTTTATGATGAGCATTTCCGTAGCATCGCCCTTTGGCTATATTTCGGGGGGAAGCACGTCTTCTTACAAGATGCCAATTCCATTGTTTTAAAGACATCGGAACTGATCGAGATCCTCAAATTTTTAAAGGATAAATTTCCCCACGTGGAAAGGGTTACCAGTTATGGTAGGTCAAGTACCATAGCCAAGAGGAAGAGCGTCGAGGAGCTTAAGGAGCTTAAAGAGGCAGGCCTGACGAGGTTACATGTTGGCCTTGAATCCGGCTGGGACTTCTTGCTGGAGTATATGAACAAGGGGGTCACCGCAGCTGAACACATCAAGGCCGGCAAGAAGGTGATGGAATCCAGCATTGAGCTCTCAGAGTATGTGATCCTGGGCCTGGGAGGAAGGAGGTGGTGGAGGGAACATGCCCTGGAAACAGCCAAGGTATTAAACCAGGTCAGCCCCCATTTCATCCGCCTACGTACCTTAAAGGTCCTCCCCCAGATGCCTTTACAGAAGAAGATAGATGAGGGTGACTTCGTCCTTCAGACAGAAGAGGAGATGATCGTTGAGGAGAGGCTATTGATAGAAAGTCTCAATGGGATCAACAGTACCTTCTTGAGCGATCATATCCTCAACTTGTTGATGGAAGTAGAGGGCAAACTTCCCAAGGAAAAAGAGAAGATGTTGAAGATCATCGATGCCTTCCTGGCCCTTCCCCCTGAGGAAAAGCTCAATTTCAGGCTGGGGAAGAGGGCAGGGATCTATAATACCATGGAGGATATGTCTGATACCTTATTACATCGCAAGGTGGAAGAGCTGGTAGAGAGACTCAAAGTTGAGGCCCCAGGTGGGGTGGAGGAGGCCATTTCCAAGATCAAAGAGACCTTCCTCTAA
- a CDS encoding radical SAM protein — protein sequence MAIGRLRLKERGYDFPPYRPPSEAYSLLLRVTRGCPWNKCLFCSMYKEIPFERRSLEEIKGDIETAAYLYGGVARWAFIGDSNSLVVKTDSLIEIIHSLYESFPHLERVTSYARAKTIARKDLNELKELRQVGLVRLHVGLETGDAETLRFIKKGATPEEMIEGGLKAKEAGFELSLYILLGIGGAQRWREHADGTIEVLNKIDPHFIRVRTLIPQPGSPLFEMRKRGEFVLPPPDLILKEERRIIAGLKVTSQFVSDHISNYLPLDGRMPEDKSSLLQSLDRELLTMREDPSLLEDYRQKELLRHL from the coding sequence ATGGCGATTGGTAGACTGAGGTTGAAGGAGAGGGGGTATGATTTTCCCCCTTATAGGCCTCCCAGTGAGGCCTATAGCCTTTTGCTCCGGGTCACTAGGGGATGTCCTTGGAACAAGTGCCTTTTCTGCTCCATGTATAAAGAGATCCCTTTTGAGAGGAGATCCTTAGAGGAGATCAAGGGAGATATTGAGACGGCCGCCTATCTCTATGGGGGAGTGGCCCGCTGGGCCTTTATCGGGGATTCAAACAGCTTAGTGGTCAAGACCGACTCTCTCATTGAGATTATTCATTCCCTTTACGAATCCTTTCCACATCTGGAGCGCGTTACCAGCTATGCTCGCGCCAAGACCATCGCTAGAAAGGACCTGAATGAGCTGAAGGAATTACGTCAGGTGGGTTTAGTCCGTTTACACGTGGGGCTGGAGACAGGTGACGCGGAGACATTGAGGTTTATCAAAAAGGGGGCCACCCCAGAGGAGATGATCGAGGGCGGTCTTAAGGCCAAGGAGGCGGGTTTTGAGCTCTCCCTCTATATCCTGCTCGGGATCGGCGGTGCGCAGCGATGGAGGGAACATGCTGATGGTACTATAGAAGTCCTCAATAAAATAGACCCGCACTTTATCAGGGTCCGGACCCTGATCCCCCAACCAGGGTCCCCTCTCTTTGAAATGAGAAAGAGGGGGGAGTTTGTGTTGCCCCCTCCCGATCTAATCTTGAAGGAAGAGAGGAGGATTATCGCTGGCCTGAAGGTAACCTCTCAGTTTGTGAGCGATCACATCTCCAACTACCTTCCCTTAGATGGAAGGATGCCTGAGGATAAGTCCTCCCTTCTTCAATCCTTGGACCGAGAGCTCTTGACCATGCGAGAAGATCCGTCCCTTTTGGAGGATTACCGTCAAAAGGAGCTGCTTAGGCATCTCTAA
- a CDS encoding tetratricopeptide repeat protein — MAREKDRIFELAQKISQKKGLKKTIKEYQRIIEEDPTDFKTRVKLGDVYLRRGELAKAIEEYFLVGEYYIREELDLKAIAIFKKILVLNPKMIESYYKLADLYYKRGLSGEAKVQYQKVLKINPKDRKAREGLKQLEKKMAKGSALGKRIIEDKTRESDPVWNTILQELQRQLSAQLRDDDYQAHYHLGIAFKEMGLLDKAIEEFKSALTDPNLEFDGYLMMGMCHREMGGYDKAIEYFRKGLRIKGLTNKQYEHIYYQLGLTFEECGQTENALEAFNKVNELKGSIPSPEFQSKVRKLKEQLQSG, encoded by the coding sequence ATGGCCAGGGAGAAGGATAGGATCTTCGAGCTCGCCCAAAAAATCTCACAGAAAAAAGGCCTTAAAAAGACCATTAAAGAATACCAAAGGATCATAGAAGAGGACCCGACTGATTTCAAGACGAGAGTAAAGCTCGGGGATGTCTACCTGCGTCGAGGAGAGTTGGCCAAGGCCATTGAAGAATACTTTCTAGTGGGGGAATACTATATCAGAGAAGAGCTGGACCTAAAGGCCATCGCCATCTTTAAAAAGATACTCGTATTGAATCCCAAAATGATTGAGTCATATTATAAACTTGCTGATCTCTATTATAAGAGGGGGCTCTCTGGAGAGGCCAAGGTTCAATATCAAAAGGTCTTGAAGATCAATCCCAAGGATAGAAAGGCGCGAGAGGGCTTAAAGCAGTTAGAGAAAAAGATGGCCAAGGGCAGCGCCCTGGGCAAAAGGATTATTGAGGATAAAACCAGGGAGAGCGATCCGGTTTGGAACACTATCTTGCAGGAGCTTCAACGACAGTTATCTGCCCAGCTAAGGGATGATGATTACCAAGCTCACTACCATTTAGGAATTGCCTTTAAGGAAATGGGCCTCTTGGATAAGGCCATAGAGGAGTTTAAAAGCGCCCTCACAGACCCAAATCTGGAGTTTGACGGCTATTTGATGATGGGGATGTGCCATCGTGAAATGGGGGGGTATGATAAGGCAATAGAATATTTCAGAAAAGGGCTCAGGATAAAGGGCCTTACCAATAAACAGTATGAACACATTTACTATCAATTGGGACTGACTTTTGAGGAGTGTGGGCAGACGGAGAATGCCCTCGAGGCCTTCAATAAGGTGAACGAACTCAAGGGAAGTATTCCTTCCCCTGAGTTTCAATCGAAGGTGAGGAAACTGAAGGAACAATTGCAGAGTGGATGA